Proteins from a genomic interval of Trifolium pratense cultivar HEN17-A07 linkage group LG6, ARS_RC_1.1, whole genome shotgun sequence:
- the LOC123888642 gene encoding FT-interacting protein 3-like, producing MQRPPPEDFLLKETKPHLGGGKISGDKLTSTYDLVEQMQYLYVRVVKAKELPSKDVTGSCDPYVEVKLGNYKGTTRHFEKKTNPEWSQVFAFSKDRIQASILEVTVKDKDVVKDDFIGRVWFDLNEIPKRVPPDSPLAPQWYRLEDRKGDKAKGELMLAVWMGTQADEAFPEAWHSDAATVSGTDALANIRSKVYLSPKLWYLRVNVIEAQDLQPSDKGRFPEVYVKAILGNQTLRTRISQSRSINPMWNEDLMFVAAEPFEEPLILSVEDRVAPNKEELLGKCVIPLHLMDRRLDHKPVNTRWFNIEKHVVIMEGDKKKEIKFASRIHMRVCLEGGYHVLDESTHYSSDLRPTAKQLWKSSIGVLEVGILNASGLMPMKTSNGRGTTDAYCVAKYGQKWVRTRTIIDSFAPRWNEQYTWEVFDPCTVITIGVFDNCHLHGGGDKPGGQRDSKIGKVRIRLSTLETDRVYTHSYPLLVLHPTGVKKMGEIQLAVRFTCSSLLNMMHMYSNPLLPKMHYIHPLTVSQLDSLRHQATQIVSMRLSRAEPPLRKEVVEYMLDVGSHMWSMRRSKANFFRIMGVLSGLIAVGKWFDQICNWKNPITTVLIHILFIILVMYPELILPTIFLYLFLIGIWYYRWRPRHPPHMDTRLSHADSAHPDELDEEFDTFPTTRPSDIVRMRYDRLRSIAGRIQTVVGDLATQGERLQSLLSWRDPRATALFVIFCLIAAIVLYVTPFQVVALLSGIYVLRHPRFRHKLPSVPLNFFRRLPARTDCML from the coding sequence ATGCAGAGGCCTCCACCAGAAGATTTTCTGTTGAAAGAAACCAAACCCCACCTTGGTGGTGGTAAGATTTCTGGAGACAAGCTTACTAGTACCTATGACCTCGTTGAGCAAATGCAGTATCTTTATGTGAGGGTTGTGAAGGCTAAGGAATTGCCTTCTAAAGATGTTACTGGAAGTTGTGACCCTTATGTTGAAGTCAAGCTTGGTAACTACAAAGGTACTACTAGGCATTTTGAGAAGAAGACTAATCCGGAGTGGAGTCAGGTTTTCGCTTTCTCGAAAGACCGGATTCAGGCTTCGATCCTTGAGGTTACTGTGAAAGATAAGGATGTTGTGAAGGATGATTTTATTGGGCGTGTTTGGTTTGATCTCAATGAGATCCCGAAGAGGGTTCCTCCGGATAGTCCTTTGGCGCCTCAGTGGTATAGGTTGGAGGACAGAAAGGGTGATAAGGCTAAGGGGGAGCTGATGCTTGCTGTTTGGATGGGTACGCAGGCTGATGAAGCGTTTCCTGAGGCATGGCACTCGGATGCGGCGACTGTTAGTGGGACTGATGCTCTTGCAAACATTAGGTCTAAGGTGTATTTATCTCCTAAGCTTTGGTATTTGAGGGTTAATGTGATAGAGGCACAAGACTTGCAGCCGTCTGACAAGGGAAGATTTCCGGAGGTTTACGTCAAGGCTATTCTTGGAAATCAGACATTGAGGACGAGAATCTCTCAGAGCAGGAGTATCAATCCGATGTGGAACGAGGATTTGATGTTTGTGGCTGCAGAACCGTTTGAGGAGCCGCTGATTTTGAGTGTGGAAGACAGGGTTGCGCCTAACAAAGAGGAACTGCTAGGGAAGTGTGTTATTCCTTTACATCTTATGGACAGAAGACTCGATCACAAACCTGTGAATACTAGGTGGTTCAATATTGAAAAGCATGTTGTTATAATGGAAGGGGACAAGAAGAAGGAAATCAAGTTTGCAAGCAGGATTCATATGAGGGTCTGTCTAGAAGGCGGTTATCATGTTTTGGATGAATCAACTCACTACAGTAGTGATCTTCGCCCAACGGCAAAACAACTTTGGAAGTCAAGTATTGGAGTTCTTGAAGTAGGTATATTGAATGCTTCAGGTTTGATGCCGATGAAAACAAGTAACGGGAGGGGGACAACAGATGCTTATTGTGTAGCTAAGTATGGTCAGAAGTGGGTGCGGACAAGAACCATCATCGATAGCTTTGCACCCCGGTGGAATGAGCAGTATACTTGGGAGGTGTTTGATCCATGCACTGTCATTACAATTGGTGTATTCGATAACTGTCATTTgcatggtggtggtgataagcCTGGAGGACAAAGAGATTCGAAAATCGGCAAGGTACGAATCCGTCTTTCCACACTTGAGACTGATCGAGTCTATACTCATTCCTATCCACTTCTAGTTCTTCATCCAACCGGGGTGAAGAAAATGGGAGAAATTCAACTTGCCGTAAGGTTTACTTGCTCTTCTTTGCTTAACATGATGCACATGTATTCAAATCCATTGTTACCTAAGATGCATTACATTCATCCATTAACTGTAAGCCAGCTAGACAGTCTGAGGCATCAAGCCACTCAGATTGTCTCGATGAGACTGAGCCGTGCTGAGCCGCCGTTGAGAAAGGAGGTAGTGGAATATATGCTGGATGTTGGTTCCCACATGTGGAGCATGAGAAGAAGCAAAGCCAACTTTTTCAGAATCATGGGAGTTTTGAGTGGATTAATAGCTGTTGGAAAATGGTTTGACCAAATCTGCAATTGGAAAAACCCTATCACAACAGTTCTGATTCATATCTTATTTATAATACTTGTCATGTACCCTGAACTTATCTTACCAACAATTTTCCTTTACCTCTTTTTGATTGGAATTTGGTACTATAGATGGAGGCCGAGACACCCTCCTCACATGGACACACGTCTCTCACATGCAGATTCCGCACACCCTGACGAACTTGATGAAGAGTTCGACACATTTCCAACCACAAGACCTTCTGACATTGTGAGGATGCGATACGATCGTCTTAGAAGTATCGCCGGGAGAATACAAACTGTTGTCGGCGATTTGGCTACTCAAGGTGAGAGACTGCAGTCTTTACTGAGCTGGAGAGATCCAAGAGCTACTGCACTTTTCGTCATTTTCTGTTTGATTGCTGCTATTGTTCTTTATGTGACTCCATTTCAAGTTGTGGCTCTTCTCAGTGGAATTTACGTGTTGAGACATCCGAGGTTTCGTCACAAGCTTCCTTCGGTGCCGCTCAATTTCTTCAGGAGGTTGCCCGCAAGAACTGATTGTATGCTTTGA
- the LOC123890021 gene encoding probable pectinesterase 8: MNLQTKNFLSLLVPIAAIFASFYLINPNPQFLNNLKYFSFTTLSPSFIYLGRDHHHRPHKKHPDTGSDGSVCDDFPPGIPPPNTNTTSYLCVDRKGCCNFTTVQQAVNAVPDFSLKRTIIWINSGIYYEKVLVPKTKPNITFQGQSYTSTAIAWNDTAKSANGTFYSGSVQVFASNFIAKNISFMNLAPMPSPGAEGAQAVAMRISGDQAEFRGCGFFGAQDTLHDDKGRHYFKDCYIQGSIDFIFGNARSLYENCQLVSIANPVPPGQKNINGAITAHGRVSMDENTGYVFVNSTIGGNGRIWLGRAWRPYSRVIFAFTTMSDIIAPEGWNDFNDPTRDQTIFYGEYNCSGPGASVNMRAPYVQRLNDTQAFQFLNTSFIDGDLWLET; encoded by the exons ATGAATCTCCAAACCAAAAACTTCCTATCTCTTTTAGTTCCAATAGCTGCAATTTTTGCATCATTTTATCTCATAAATCCAAATCCACAATTCCTAAACAACCTCAAATATTTCAGTTTCACAACTTTGTCACCATCATTTATATACTTAGGCAGAGACCATCATCATAGACCACATAAAAAACATCCTGACACTGGAAGTGATGGTTCTGTTTGTGATGATTTTCCACCAGGAATTCCACCTCCAAATACCAATACAACTTCTTATCTTTGTGTTGATCGAAAAGGGTGTTGTAATTTCACAACTGTTCAACAAGCTGTTAATGCTGTTCCAGATTTTAGCTTAAAAAGAACCATAATTTGGATTAACAGTGGCATCTACTA tgagAAAGTTTTGGTTCCCAAAACCAAACCCAACATTACATTTCAAGGACAAAGCTATACTTCAACAGCAATTGCATGGAATGATACAGCAAAATCTGCTAATGGCACATTTTATAGTGGCTCCGTACAAGTTTTTGCTTCCAACTTCATTGCTAAGAACATAAGTTTCATG aatttagCACCAATGCCATCTCCTGGGGCTGAAGGAGCACAAGCAGTAGCAATGAGGATATCAGGAGATCAAGCTGAATTTAGGGGTTGTGGATTTTTTGGAGCACAAGATACCCTTCATGATGACAAGGGTCGTCATTACTTCAAAGATTGCTATATTCAAGGATCCATTGATTTCATATTTGGCAATGCAAGGTCACTTTATGag AATTGTCAATTAGTTTCTATAGCAAATCCAGTACCACCGGGACAAAAGAACATAAACGGTGCAATTACAGCTCATGGTAGAGTTTCAATGGATGAAAACACAGGATATGTATTTGTTAACAGCACAATAGGAGGCAATGGTAGAATATGGTTAGGTCGAGCATGGAGACCCTATTCTCGTGTTATTTTTGCATTCACAACTATGTCAGATATCATTGCCCCTGAAGGTTGGAATGATTTCAATGACCCTACAAGAGACCA GACTATATTTTATGGAGAGTACAATTGTTCTGGACCAGGGGCTAGTGTAAATATGAGGGCCCCTTATGTACAAAGATTGAATGATACACAAGCTTTTCAATTTCTTAACACAAGTTTTATTGATGGTGATCTATGGTTGGAAACTTAG